A genomic stretch from Flavobacterium sp. KS-LB2 includes:
- a CDS encoding tetratricopeptide repeat-containing sensor histidine kinase, with translation MTTKKLYKYILVLIILHVLQSCEKKQDSWKRSKADRVETDRYIDAGDSLLKKWDYDKAYYYYSKAKLSAESKKDTSRMILSLINLATIHHIQADYSGAETVAIETIPLLETKKDHSYNFDLNLTLGNIYSNTFDYENAIYSYKKASLIKTTTAIEKLASLSNIAFVYIQMKEFKRAITILEPLITKKEILSDPSNYSRIMTNLGYCYFKTGNSKALNYLNKSLQIRLKRNDIGKISSYAYLSEYHQKKNKNLANEYALLAYNAATKLKCPDDRLYCLKLLIELNTGNESKEYSLKYIHINDSITKVRQKAKNQFAKIKYDSKKEKDENLKLKAQKGLQLEHQKKRNLILYIVLGSITTISIFLTNLLLARNKREKIKASYTTEIRIAKKLHDELANDVYHTIAFAETQDLSTTHNKEILISNLDTIYSRTRNISRENNTMETGSLFITNLKEMMSGFNTQEVNVITNGMDSINWMEIESNKKIIIYRILQELLVNMKKHSQCSLVVLSFKRNGKKLQIDYSDNGVGATFNQLNSKNGLQNVENRIQAIKGTITFDTKSNKGFKVQFIIPI, from the coding sequence ATGACAACAAAAAAACTATACAAATATATTTTAGTGTTAATAATTTTACATGTCTTACAATCTTGTGAAAAGAAACAAGATTCTTGGAAAAGATCAAAAGCAGACCGAGTAGAAACAGACAGATATATAGATGCAGGAGATAGTCTTTTAAAAAAATGGGATTATGATAAAGCCTATTACTATTATTCTAAAGCTAAATTATCTGCTGAATCAAAAAAAGACACTTCTCGAATGATCCTTTCCTTGATAAATTTAGCAACAATCCATCATATCCAAGCTGATTACAGTGGAGCTGAAACTGTAGCTATTGAAACTATTCCATTACTTGAAACAAAGAAAGATCATTCCTATAACTTTGACTTAAACCTAACTTTAGGAAATATTTATTCAAACACATTCGATTATGAGAATGCTATATATAGTTATAAAAAAGCATCACTTATAAAAACAACAACTGCTATTGAAAAATTAGCTTCTTTAAGTAATATTGCATTTGTATATATACAAATGAAAGAATTTAAAAGAGCGATTACTATACTGGAGCCTTTAATTACTAAAAAAGAAATCTTAAGTGATCCATCAAATTATTCAAGAATAATGACAAACTTAGGATATTGTTATTTTAAAACGGGTAATTCTAAAGCATTGAATTATTTAAATAAATCACTTCAAATAAGACTTAAAAGAAATGATATTGGCAAAATATCAAGCTATGCTTATCTATCAGAATATCATCAAAAAAAGAATAAAAATTTAGCAAATGAATATGCATTATTAGCCTATAATGCTGCCACAAAATTAAAATGCCCTGATGATCGCCTCTACTGCTTAAAATTATTAATTGAACTCAATACCGGAAATGAATCCAAAGAATATTCTCTAAAATACATCCATATTAATGATAGTATTACTAAAGTAAGACAAAAAGCTAAAAATCAATTTGCTAAAATCAAATACGATTCGAAGAAAGAAAAAGATGAAAACCTGAAACTAAAAGCCCAAAAAGGGCTACAATTAGAACATCAGAAAAAGAGAAATTTAATATTATATATAGTCCTAGGAAGCATTACTACAATAAGTATTTTTTTAACTAATCTCCTTTTAGCCAGAAATAAAAGAGAAAAAATTAAAGCTTCCTATACTACTGAAATTCGAATTGCTAAAAAACTTCACGATGAATTAGCTAATGATGTATATCATACCATAGCTTTTGCAGAAACTCAAGATTTATCCACTACACACAATAAAGAAATATTGATTTCAAATTTAGATACTATTTATTCAAGGACACGAAATATATCCCGAGAAAACAATACTATGGAAACTGGATCATTATTTATAACTAATTTAAAAGAAATGATGTCTGGTTTTAATACTCAAGAAGTAAATGTGATAACTAATGGAATGGATTCAATCAATTGGATGGAGATAGAAAGCAATAAAAAAATCATCATTTATCGCATACTCCAAGAATTGCTTGTCAACATGAAAAAACACAGCCAATGCAGTTTAGTAGTTCTTTCTTTCAAACGAAACGGAAAAAAATTACAAATAGATTACAGTGATAATGGAGTTGGGGCAACATTTAATCAATTAAATTCTAAAAATGGACTTCAAAATGTGGAAAACCGTATTCAGGCGATAAAAGGAACTATTACTTTTGATACTAAATCAAATAAAGGATTTAAAGTGCAATTTATTATTCCAATATAA
- the rplT gene encoding 50S ribosomal protein L20, with product MPRSVNSVAKRARRKKIMKQAKGFFGRRKNVWTVAKNAVEKAMCYAYRDRKVNKRNFRALWIQRINAGARLEGMSYSQFIGKLKANNIELNRKVLADLAMNHPVAFKAILNKVK from the coding sequence ATGCCAAGATCGGTAAATTCAGTTGCTAAAAGAGCAAGAAGAAAAAAAATAATGAAGCAAGCCAAAGGTTTCTTTGGTAGACGTAAAAACGTTTGGACAGTTGCTAAGAATGCGGTAGAGAAAGCAATGTGCTACGCTTACCGTGACAGAAAAGTGAATAAAAGAAATTTCCGTGCATTATGGATTCAACGTATTAACGCTGGAGCTAGATTGGAAGGAATGTCTTATTCTCAATTCATCGGGAAATTAAAAGCTAATAATATCGAATTGAACCGTAAAGTTCTTGCCGATTTAGCAATGAATCACCCAGTTGCTTTCAAAGCAATTCTTAACAAAGTAAAATAA
- a CDS encoding IS3 family transposase, giving the protein MFKTELVYGNKLIFKEQMKLEIFEYIEIWYNRKRRDSALNYATIEEFNNQINCKNVV; this is encoded by the coding sequence ATCTTTAAAACGGAATTGGTTTATGGGAACAAACTGATTTTTAAAGAACAAATGAAACTGGAAATCTTTGAATACATTGAAATTTGGTACAACAGAAAAAGGAGAGATTCTGCTTTAAATTATGCAACTATTGAAGAATTTAACAATCAAATTAATTGCAAAAATGTAGTTTAA
- the infC gene encoding translation initiation factor IF-3 translates to MNNLIRGVQEVRLVGENIEPGVFKLSEALRLADQFELDLVEISPNADPPVCKIMDYKKFVYEQKKRDKILKAKSTQVVVKEIRFGPQTDEHDYEFKRKNAEKFLKEGAKLKAFVFFKGRSIIYKDQGQILLLRLATDLEEFGKVEAMPVLEGKRMIMFIAPKKKK, encoded by the coding sequence ATAAACAACCTTATTCGTGGTGTACAAGAAGTAAGACTTGTAGGTGAAAACATTGAGCCTGGAGTTTTTAAACTTTCGGAAGCTTTAAGATTAGCTGACCAATTTGAATTGGATTTAGTTGAGATTTCACCAAATGCAGATCCACCGGTTTGTAAAATCATGGATTATAAGAAATTTGTTTACGAGCAAAAGAAACGTGATAAAATCCTAAAAGCGAAATCTACACAAGTAGTCGTTAAGGAGATTCGTTTTGGACCTCAAACAGATGAGCATGATTACGAATTTAAGAGAAAGAATGCTGAGAAGTTCTTGAAAGAAGGTGCAAAATTGAAAGCATTTGTTTTCTTTAAAGGACGTTCAATTATCTATAAAGATCAAGGTCAAATCTTATTATTAAGATTAGCGACGGATCTAGAAGAGTTTGGTAAAGTAGAAGCGATGCCAGTTCTAGAAGGAAAGAGAATGATTATGTTCATTGCTCCGAAGAAAAAGAAGTAA
- a CDS encoding response regulator: protein MFQKVLVAEDLDSISIAVIQALEEIFILKIHHAKYCDEAFLKIKKALHDDEPYDLLISDLSFKPDHRENKLSSGEELIEAAKKVQPNIKTIVFSIEDKSFRIKSLFNNLEINAYVSKGRDSIPELKKAIQRIYNNEEIKPSAEISNALRDKSLFEIESYDISLLKSLSKGLTLEEISTEFKDSGIIPNGSSSLEKRINRLKIYFKANNNVHLIAITKDLGLV, encoded by the coding sequence ATGTTCCAAAAAGTTTTAGTTGCCGAAGATTTAGATAGTATCAGTATAGCTGTAATTCAAGCTCTTGAAGAAATTTTTATCTTAAAAATTCATCATGCAAAATACTGTGATGAAGCTTTTTTAAAAATTAAAAAAGCACTCCATGATGATGAGCCCTATGACTTATTAATCAGCGACTTATCATTCAAACCAGACCATCGAGAAAATAAGCTCAGCTCAGGGGAGGAACTAATTGAGGCAGCAAAAAAAGTACAACCTAATATCAAAACAATAGTATTCTCTATAGAAGATAAATCTTTTAGAATAAAATCACTATTCAATAATTTAGAAATTAATGCCTATGTATCTAAAGGAAGAGACAGCATTCCTGAACTCAAGAAAGCCATTCAACGCATTTATAACAATGAAGAAATTAAACCTTCAGCTGAAATATCTAATGCCTTAAGAGACAAATCACTTTTTGAAATTGAATCTTATGACATTTCTCTTTTGAAATCATTATCCAAAGGCTTAACACTTGAAGAAATTTCAACTGAATTTAAAGATTCAGGAATTATTCCAAATGGTAGTAGCAGTCTTGAAAAACGAATCAATCGATTAAAAATATACTTTAAAGCCAATAACAATGTGCACCTTATTGCCATTACCAAAGATTTAGGTTTGGTTTAA
- a CDS encoding DDE-type integrase/transposase/recombinase has protein sequence MKELGLRSKLSKKFKVTTNSNHNCLVVENVLNREFIIKRPSKVWVSDITYIQTKEGFVYLTTIMDLYDRKIIGWSFSDGMSTEETTLGAWKMAIKNRDIDEGLIFHFDRGVQYASKKFVNVLDSYKKITRSMSRK, from the coding sequence ATGAAAGAACTTGGTTTACGAAGCAAATTAAGCAAGAAGTTCAAAGTTACAACCAACTCAAATCATAATTGTTTAGTTGTCGAAAATGTATTAAACAGAGAGTTTATTATAAAAAGACCTTCAAAAGTTTGGGTTTCGGATATTACATATATCCAAACTAAAGAGGGGTTTGTATACCTGACCACTATTATGGATTTATACGACAGAAAAATTATTGGTTGGAGTTTCAGTGACGGAATGAGTACAGAAGAAACTACGCTTGGAGCTTGGAAAATGGCAATTAAAAACCGAGATATCGATGAAGGTTTGATTTTTCATTTTGATAGAGGTGTTCAATATGCTAGTAAAAAGTTTGTAAATGTTCTTGATTCCTATAAAAAAATAACCCGCAGTATGAGTCGTAAATAA
- a CDS encoding isoaspartyl peptidase/L-asparaginase, with product MKIIIHGGFFSESSTNHETKVAKQNALEHIVKDSYDFLKTHSALETVVYAVSLLEDDELFNAGIGSQIQSDGKIRMSAAVMDGETQKMSGVINIEEVKNPVQVAQKLMQYDDRILGGSGATNFARHHNFEAFSTEIPQRRAEYEAKLKSLGTGTVGCVVLDSNGKIAVATSTGGKGFEFPGRISDSATVAGNYANEFCGVSLTGVGEDIVSNATATKIVTRVTDGFTLENAFEKTFNELKPYDGFAGAIAIDSHGNMFHQDSHPSMVFASFDGDTFEVFD from the coding sequence ATGAAAATAATCATTCACGGAGGTTTTTTTTCAGAATCTTCCACTAATCACGAAACAAAAGTTGCCAAACAAAATGCATTAGAGCATATTGTAAAAGATTCGTATGATTTTTTAAAAACACATTCGGCATTAGAAACAGTTGTTTATGCAGTTTCACTTTTGGAAGATGATGAATTGTTTAATGCGGGAATCGGTTCCCAAATTCAAAGTGATGGAAAAATTAGAATGAGCGCCGCAGTCATGGATGGAGAAACGCAGAAAATGAGTGGCGTTATCAATATTGAAGAAGTGAAAAATCCAGTTCAGGTTGCTCAAAAATTGATGCAATATGACGATAGGATTTTGGGTGGAAGCGGAGCAACTAATTTTGCAAGACACCATAATTTTGAGGCTTTTTCAACGGAGATTCCACAACGCCGTGCAGAATATGAAGCGAAGTTAAAATCATTAGGAACCGGAACTGTGGGTTGTGTAGTTTTAGATTCAAATGGAAAAATTGCTGTTGCAACTTCTACAGGTGGTAAAGGATTTGAATTTCCGGGACGCATCTCAGATTCAGCTACTGTAGCGGGAAATTATGCCAATGAATTTTGTGGTGTAAGTTTGACGGGAGTAGGAGAGGATATTGTGAGTAATGCTACGGCCACGAAAATTGTGACTCGCGTTACAGATGGTTTCACCTTAGAGAATGCCTTTGAAAAAACGTTTAACGAATTAAAACCCTATGATGGCTTTGCAGGTGCAATTGCTATTGATAGTCATGGGAATATGTTTCACCAAGACTCACATCCTAGTATGGTTTTTGCCAGTTTTGATGGAGATACATTTGAGGTTTTTGATTAA
- a CDS encoding endonuclease/exonuclease/phosphatase family protein: MKSFFSLLFLLITPLCFSQIKLISWNIENLGTSKSYETINFIANTLRDYDVIAIQEVVAGYGGAQAVARLADELNRKGAKWDYVISDPTSSSAYKTERYAFIWKMSKLKKIGKAWLEKKYHLEIDREPYFCTFQNENKQFTIVNFHAITKNRQPETEIKYFKFLPDEYPNLNLIFAGDFNCPQSHTVFNPLKKMGYQSILVNQKTSLKQECKNDICLASEFDNMYYKTSKIKALNSGIIPFYKKFNSLKSARIISDHIPIWFEFSLN; encoded by the coding sequence TTGAAATCTTTCTTTTCGCTGCTATTTCTACTTATTACTCCATTATGTTTCTCGCAAATCAAACTCATTTCTTGGAATATAGAAAATCTTGGCACATCTAAATCTTATGAAACGATAAACTTTATTGCCAATACACTTCGTGATTATGATGTCATTGCTATTCAAGAAGTTGTAGCAGGCTATGGTGGTGCTCAAGCAGTAGCTCGATTAGCAGATGAACTCAATCGCAAAGGAGCAAAATGGGATTATGTGATAAGCGATCCAACTAGTAGTAGTGCTTATAAAACGGAACGTTATGCTTTTATTTGGAAAATGAGTAAATTAAAAAAGATAGGAAAGGCCTGGCTCGAAAAAAAATACCATTTAGAAATTGATCGGGAACCCTATTTTTGTACGTTTCAAAATGAAAACAAACAATTTACTATCGTAAATTTTCATGCTATCACTAAAAATAGACAACCTGAAACCGAAATAAAATATTTTAAGTTTCTACCAGATGAGTATCCAAATTTGAATTTAATATTTGCTGGGGATTTCAACTGTCCGCAATCGCACACGGTTTTTAATCCTTTAAAAAAAATGGGATATCAATCCATACTAGTAAACCAAAAAACCTCTTTAAAGCAAGAATGCAAAAATGATATTTGCCTCGCATCTGAATTTGACAATATGTATTACAAAACCTCTAAAATCAAAGCTCTCAATTCAGGAATTATCCCTTTTTATAAAAAATTTAATTCATTAAAAAGCGCTAGAATAATATCAGATCATATCCCCATTTGGTTTGAATTTTCTTTGAATTAA
- a CDS encoding transposase, whose protein sequence is MSELARELGVSDPQLYKWRKEFVEFGEGSFPGKGNLKLSLEQEKIYELEKRLKDADLESDLLKKAIGIFSKSGR, encoded by the coding sequence ATATCAGAACTCGCCAGAGAGTTAGGTGTATCAGACCCACAGTTGTATAAATGGCGCAAAGAGTTTGTAGAGTTTGGAGAAGGAAGTTTTCCTGGAAAAGGAAATTTAAAACTAAGTCTCGAGCAAGAAAAGATTTATGAACTGGAGAAAAGACTCAAAGATGCCGACTTAGAAAGCGATTTATTAAAAAAAGCAATCGGCATATTTTCCAAGAGCGGTCGATGA
- the rpmI gene encoding 50S ribosomal protein L35: MPKMKTKSSAKKRFKVTGSGKIKRKHAFKSHILTKKSKKRKLALTHSALVHKTDMKSIKQQLRII; the protein is encoded by the coding sequence ATGCCTAAAATGAAAACCAAATCTAGCGCCAAGAAACGTTTTAAAGTTACTGGTTCTGGAAAGATTAAAAGAAAGCATGCTTTTAAAAGTCACATCTTGACTAAAAAGTCTAAAAAACGTAAATTAGCTTTGACACACTCAGCGCTAGTTCACAAAACAGATATGAAAAGCATCAAACAACAATTAAGGATAATCTAG
- a CDS encoding cyanophycinase, which yields MNILGKLIIIGGAVDKGSFTETDLDKNATSNLNFFETGILKRILNESKHKENSRIEVITTASVIPREIGPEYVKAFEYLNAKNVDILTIERREQAADEEVLARLRAADIVMFTGGDQLRLTSILGGTPFHDILLDKYHNEEFIYAGTSAGAAAASNNMIYQGSSSEALLKGEVKISSGLGLIDGVIIDTHFVQRGRIGRLFQAVVGNPRVLGIGLGEDTGLLITNNTQMEAIGSGLVILVDGREIKDTNLTKVELGQPISISHLITHVMSKFDTYNLETHKMHIQSSHYV from the coding sequence ATGAATATACTAGGAAAACTAATAATAATAGGTGGTGCGGTAGATAAAGGAAGTTTTACGGAAACCGATTTAGATAAAAATGCAACTAGCAATTTAAACTTTTTTGAAACGGGAATTTTAAAGAGGATACTAAATGAATCAAAACACAAAGAGAATTCACGAATAGAAGTTATTACTACGGCTTCAGTGATTCCAAGAGAAATAGGCCCTGAATATGTTAAGGCATTTGAATATTTGAACGCTAAAAATGTAGATATACTGACTATCGAAAGACGGGAACAAGCAGCTGATGAGGAGGTTTTAGCCCGATTAAGAGCTGCAGATATAGTTATGTTTACTGGAGGCGATCAATTGCGATTGACTTCTATTCTTGGCGGAACACCATTTCATGATATCTTGTTGGATAAATACCATAATGAAGAGTTTATTTATGCTGGAACTTCGGCTGGAGCAGCTGCAGCCTCAAATAATATGATTTATCAAGGCAGTAGTTCTGAAGCTTTATTGAAAGGAGAAGTTAAAATTTCAAGTGGTTTAGGTTTAATTGATGGTGTTATTATCGATACTCATTTTGTACAACGCGGTAGAATTGGCAGGCTTTTTCAAGCTGTTGTTGGTAATCCAAGAGTTTTAGGAATTGGGCTAGGTGAAGATACTGGTTTGTTGATTACCAATAATACTCAAATGGAAGCCATCGGTTCTGGGTTGGTAATTTTAGTTGATGGTCGTGAAATAAAAGACACTAATTTGACGAAAGTAGAATTAGGTCAACCGATATCAATCTCACATTTGATAACGCATGTTATGAGTAAATTTGACACTTACAATCTCGAAACCCATAAAATGCACATCCAGTCATCACACTACGTATAA
- the thrS gene encoding threonine--tRNA ligase translates to MIKITLPDGSIREFTPGITPMDVAKSISEGFARNVISASFDGTTVETTTPLTTDGSLTLYTWNDEGGKKAFWHSTSHVMAQVLEELYPGIKLTLGPAISNGFYYDVDFEDQKITDADFKKIEDRVLEISRGKHEFKLRPVTKAEALEIYKDNVYKTELITNLEDGTITFCDHDTFTDLCRGGHIPNTGIIKAMKIMSVAGAYWRGDEKNKQLTRVYGTSFPKQKDLTEYLELLEEAKRRDHRKLGKELELFAFSQKVGAGLPLWLPKGAALRDRLEQFLKKAQKKGGYEQVVTPHIGQKELYVTSGHYAKYGADSFQPINTPAEGEEFLLKPMNCPHHCEIYNVRPWSYKDLPKRYAEFGTVYRYEQSGELHGLTRVRGFTQDDAHIFCTPEQLDEEFKKVIDLVLYVFGSLGFENFTAQISLRDKENRDKYIGTDENWEKAENAIINAAADKGLNTVVEYGEAAFYGPKLDFMVKDALGRQWQLGTIQVDYNLPERFDLTYKGSDNELHRPVMIHRAPFGSMERFIAILLEHTAGNFPLWLMPEQAIILSLSEKYEIYAKKVLDLLENHEIRALIDNRNETIGKKIRDAEMQKTPFMLIVGEEEEKNGTISIRRHGQEGKGNISVTIEEFAAIVNEEIKKTLKVFTV, encoded by the coding sequence ATGATTAAGATTACTTTGCCCGACGGGTCAATTAGAGAGTTTACTCCAGGGATTACACCTATGGATGTTGCCAAGAGCATTAGTGAAGGATTTGCCAGAAATGTTATTTCGGCTTCTTTTGATGGTACAACTGTGGAAACAACAACTCCTTTGACGACGGACGGAAGTCTTACATTATACACATGGAATGACGAAGGTGGAAAAAAAGCTTTTTGGCATTCGACTTCTCACGTCATGGCACAGGTTCTTGAGGAATTGTACCCAGGAATAAAATTAACTCTTGGACCCGCAATATCTAATGGGTTCTATTATGATGTCGATTTTGAAGATCAGAAAATCACAGATGCTGACTTTAAAAAAATTGAAGATCGTGTTCTTGAAATCTCAAGGGGAAAGCATGAGTTCAAACTACGCCCTGTTACTAAAGCAGAAGCTTTGGAAATATATAAAGACAATGTTTACAAAACCGAATTGATTACCAATCTTGAGGACGGAACAATTACTTTTTGCGATCACGATACGTTTACTGATTTATGTCGCGGAGGTCACATTCCTAATACAGGAATCATCAAAGCGATGAAAATCATGAGTGTTGCTGGAGCATACTGGCGTGGAGACGAGAAAAACAAACAGCTAACTCGTGTTTACGGAACTTCATTCCCGAAACAAAAGGATTTAACAGAGTACTTAGAATTACTAGAAGAAGCCAAACGCCGAGATCATAGAAAACTAGGAAAAGAATTGGAACTGTTTGCTTTTTCACAAAAAGTAGGCGCGGGTTTACCTTTGTGGCTACCGAAAGGCGCTGCTTTAAGAGACCGATTAGAACAGTTTTTGAAAAAAGCACAGAAAAAAGGCGGTTACGAACAAGTAGTGACTCCACATATTGGACAAAAAGAGTTGTACGTAACTTCTGGACATTATGCAAAATATGGGGCTGATAGTTTTCAACCTATAAACACTCCTGCTGAAGGAGAAGAGTTTTTATTGAAACCAATGAACTGTCCCCATCACTGTGAAATTTACAACGTAAGACCTTGGTCCTATAAAGATTTACCGAAGCGATATGCTGAGTTTGGAACCGTTTACAGATACGAACAAAGTGGTGAGTTACACGGATTGACTCGTGTAAGAGGGTTTACTCAGGATGATGCGCACATCTTTTGTACACCAGAACAACTAGACGAGGAATTTAAGAAAGTAATTGATTTAGTGCTTTATGTATTTGGATCATTAGGATTCGAAAACTTTACCGCACAAATATCCTTGAGAGACAAAGAAAACAGAGATAAGTATATAGGTACTGATGAAAACTGGGAAAAAGCGGAAAATGCAATAATCAATGCTGCTGCAGATAAAGGATTGAATACAGTAGTTGAATATGGTGAAGCTGCTTTCTATGGTCCGAAATTAGATTTCATGGTAAAAGATGCCTTGGGAAGACAATGGCAATTAGGAACAATTCAGGTGGATTATAACCTACCAGAACGTTTTGACTTGACCTACAAAGGATCTGACAATGAATTGCATAGACCTGTAATGATTCACAGAGCTCCTTTTGGATCTATGGAACGATTTATTGCTATTTTATTAGAGCATACAGCAGGAAATTTCCCGCTTTGGTTAATGCCTGAACAAGCTATAATATTGTCTTTGAGCGAGAAATATGAAATATATGCGAAAAAAGTTTTAGATTTGCTAGAAAATCACGAAATTCGCGCCCTCATTGATAATAGAAACGAGACAATCGGGAAGAAAATTAGGGATGCAGAAATGCAAAAAACCCCATTTATGTTGATTGTAGGTGAGGAAGAAGAAAAAAATGGTACGATTTCTATACGTCGTCATGGACAAGAAGGAAAAGGAAATATCAGCGTTACAATAGAAGAATTTGCTGCTATTGTAAACGAAGAGATTAAAAAAACATTAAAAGTATTTACAGTTTAA